The Aureitalea marina genome includes a window with the following:
- a CDS encoding efflux RND transporter periplasmic adaptor subunit, whose protein sequence is MKKSVTIIILVSIAVVFTISLYYLWQKNQEDPVVYTTQTAEKGTIVKKTVATGSIVPKEEVLIKPNISGIIDEIMVEAGDIIQNGDLIAKVKVVPNVASLTSAKNGIASAETAMETARLAYQNQQSIYDRQKGLYDRGVISANEFDQAQLTYNQAKQRYEQERVNVTAARQNYDIIRTGTTAGLGSAATTEIRATVSGMVLDVPVKTGNQVIEANNFNDGTTIATLADVDKMIFEGKVDESEVGKISENLPLEITVGAIENQKFDAVLDYIAPKGVSENGAIQFDIKGTLAMNDTTFIRAGLSANASIILARADSVLTIKEALVQYDPKTQQPFVEVETGDQQFERRDVELGISDGILVEVVSGITADDKIKVWNQIKPAQQFGRR, encoded by the coding sequence ATGAAGAAGTCAGTAACCATCATTATACTTGTCAGCATTGCGGTAGTCTTTACCATATCGCTCTATTACCTGTGGCAAAAGAACCAGGAGGATCCTGTAGTATATACCACTCAGACTGCCGAAAAAGGAACCATAGTCAAGAAGACCGTGGCTACCGGGAGTATAGTGCCCAAGGAAGAAGTACTGATCAAACCCAATATTTCTGGTATTATCGATGAGATCATGGTAGAAGCGGGGGATATCATTCAAAATGGTGATCTGATCGCCAAAGTAAAAGTGGTGCCAAATGTAGCTTCCCTGACCAGCGCCAAGAACGGAATTGCTTCGGCGGAAACCGCCATGGAAACCGCGAGGTTGGCTTATCAGAATCAGCAAAGTATCTACGATCGTCAGAAAGGACTTTACGATAGGGGAGTGATCTCTGCCAATGAGTTCGATCAGGCACAGTTAACATACAACCAGGCCAAACAACGCTATGAGCAGGAGCGCGTCAATGTGACCGCAGCTCGTCAGAATTACGATATCATCCGTACTGGTACGACCGCCGGCTTGGGATCTGCGGCGACTACGGAGATCCGGGCCACTGTGTCCGGAATGGTACTGGATGTACCAGTGAAAACAGGAAACCAGGTGATCGAAGCCAACAACTTTAACGATGGTACTACCATCGCGACCCTTGCGGACGTCGATAAGATGATCTTTGAAGGTAAGGTGGACGAATCCGAAGTTGGAAAGATCAGTGAAAATCTTCCACTTGAGATCACCGTTGGAGCCATCGAGAACCAAAAGTTTGATGCTGTTCTGGACTATATCGCTCCAAAGGGAGTTAGCGAGAACGGAGCCATTCAGTTTGATATCAAAGGTACCCTGGCCATGAACGACACCACCTTTATTAGGGCAGGACTGAGTGCCAACGCCTCCATCATCCTGGCCAGAGCAGACAGTGTTCTGACCATTAAAGAGGCACTGGTACAGTACGATCCCAAGACACAACAACCTTTTGTTGAGGTAGAGACAGGTGACCAGCAATTTGAGCGTCGCGATGTAGAATTAGGCATCAGCGATGGTATCCTGGTCGAGGTCGTAAGTGGGATCACAGCCGACGATAAGATCAAGGTCTGGAACCAAATTAAGCCTGCCCAACAATTCGGCCGCCGATAA
- a CDS encoding TolC family protein: protein MKKHTLLLIALMAVVTAFGQNKKWTLQECVEYALENNISIKQSELAIEEADIGKSDAIGNYLPSLNGSIGNNWNTGLTQDVVTGVLVNQTSRNSSYSATVGLSIFRGLRNLRSLQRAEIAQLGAQYGLKKMTDDISLFVANAYLQVLLNKANLEASKQQNAVTMEQIERTQELVDAGVLPEGDLLNIKATDASEKQNIVVGENAVRISLINLAQLLLIEDYEAFDIQDEGYDIIDEGIAAKDISEIIAAAQENRAEVKIAQTNYDLAEKDLQLARGAYYPTINGFFNYNTRESDRARIGSFIDPDNPTITTQIGVVETTGDAVIAEVPNSSLVELSPLPYWEQLWSNDGISYGLQLNVPIFNGLSARNNVKRSKVNVKRQEYLLEQAKLDLESNIYQAYVDARGSMKAFEAASTALESQQLAFEYAQQRYDVGLTNSFDFSQAKLLYDNALVEANRSKYDYIFRLKVLELYFGIPATELKF from the coding sequence ATGAAGAAGCATACCCTATTGCTGATAGCCCTAATGGCTGTTGTAACAGCCTTTGGTCAAAATAAGAAATGGACCTTACAGGAATGCGTGGAATACGCCCTGGAGAACAACATCTCGATCAAACAATCGGAATTAGCCATCGAAGAGGCTGATATCGGAAAATCGGATGCCATTGGTAATTACCTGCCATCTCTAAACGGTTCCATAGGTAATAACTGGAATACGGGTCTTACCCAGGACGTAGTAACCGGGGTCCTAGTCAACCAGACTTCCCGAAACTCTTCTTACAGCGCAACAGTAGGTTTGAGCATTTTCCGTGGTTTGAGAAACCTCAGAAGCCTGCAGCGTGCAGAGATCGCCCAATTGGGTGCTCAATATGGCCTGAAGAAGATGACTGACGATATTTCCCTGTTTGTGGCCAACGCATATTTGCAAGTACTGCTTAACAAAGCGAACCTGGAAGCCTCCAAACAGCAAAATGCTGTGACCATGGAGCAGATAGAGCGTACCCAGGAACTGGTAGACGCTGGAGTTCTGCCGGAAGGAGACCTGCTGAACATCAAGGCGACCGATGCCAGTGAAAAGCAAAATATCGTGGTAGGTGAGAATGCAGTTCGCATTTCACTGATCAACCTGGCTCAGCTTTTACTGATCGAGGACTATGAGGCTTTCGATATTCAGGATGAGGGATACGATATCATAGATGAAGGAATCGCAGCCAAGGATATTTCTGAGATCATCGCTGCGGCTCAGGAGAACCGGGCGGAAGTGAAGATCGCCCAGACTAATTATGACCTGGCAGAGAAAGACCTGCAATTGGCCAGAGGTGCTTATTACCCTACAATAAATGGTTTCTTTAACTATAACACAAGGGAATCTGATAGGGCGAGAATAGGATCTTTTATCGATCCGGATAACCCGACAATCACAACTCAGATCGGGGTGGTAGAAACCACTGGTGATGCCGTTATCGCGGAAGTACCCAACTCCTCTTTGGTTGAACTTTCTCCTTTACCTTATTGGGAACAGCTTTGGAGTAACGATGGTATTTCATATGGTTTGCAGTTAAATGTTCCTATATTTAATGGACTCTCTGCTCGAAATAATGTAAAAAGAAGCAAGGTCAATGTGAAGAGACAAGAGTATCTGCTGGAACAGGCCAAATTGGACTTGGAATCCAACATTTACCAGGCTTATGTAGACGCCAGGGGCTCCATGAAGGCCTTTGAGGCTGCTTCTACTGCCCTGGAATCTCAGCAACTGGCCTTTGAATATGCACAACAACGATACGATGTTGGTTTGACCAACTCATTTGACTTCAGTCAGGCTAAACTGCTTTATGACAATGCGCTTGTAGAAGCCAATCGTTCGAAATACGACTATATCTTCCGCTTGAAGGTGCTGGAACTTTACTTCGGGATTCCGGCCACAGAGCTGAAGTTTTAA